The Malus sylvestris chromosome 12, drMalSylv7.2, whole genome shotgun sequence genome contains a region encoding:
- the LOC126594184 gene encoding delta-1-pyrroline-5-carboxylate synthase-like isoform X1, which yields MDSVDPTRAFIKNVKRIVVKVGTAVVTRGDGRLALGRLGALCEQLKDINSQGYEVILVTSGAVGLGRQRLRYRRLANSSFADLQNPQNDFDGKACAAVGQSSLMALYDTMFSQLDVTSSQLLVTDSVFRDEAFRKQLSETVKSLLKLRVIPIFNENDAVSTRKAPYELCLQDSSGIFWDNDSLAGLLALELKADLLVLLSDVEGLYSGPPTDPKSKLIHTYVKEKHQGEITFGDKSRVGRGGMTAKVNAAVCAAYGGVPVVITSGYDTDNIKKVLRGDRIGTVFHQDAHLWTVVKEEGARDMAVAAQEASRQFRALGSQERRKILLDVADALEANEGEIIAANEADVATAQEVGYEKALISRLALKPGKISALAKSIRKLADMEEPIGRVLKKTELAEGLVLEKLSCPLGVLLVVFESRPDALVQIAALAIQSRNGLLLKGGKEAKRSNAILHKVITSAIPEPVGGKLIGLVNTRDEIPDLLKLHDVIDLVIPRGSNKLVSKIKESTKIPVLGHADGICHVYVDKSANLDMAKRIVLDAKVDYPAACNAMETLLVHKDLLSDGGFKQIISELKDSGVSLYGGPRAATALHLPETDSFHYEYSSLACSVEIVDDVNAAIDHIHEHGSAHTDCIVTEDGQVAEVFLTQVDSAAVFHNVSTRFCDGARFGLGAEVGISTSRIHARGPVGVEGLLTTRWILRGNGQIVDADRGVEYTHKDLLSF from the exons ATGGACTCTGTGGATCCTACGAGAGCTTTTATCAAGAATGTCAAGCGTATCGTTGTTAAG GTCGGAACAGCTGTGGTCACTCGCGGTGATGGAAGATTAGCATTGGGCAGACTAGGTGCTCTCTGTGAGCAG CTTAAAGATATAAATTCCCAGGGGTATGAAGTTATTTTGGTGACTTCAGGAGCTGTTGGTCTTGGCCGGCAGAGGCTAAGATACCGGAGATTGGCAAATAGCAG CTTTGCTGATCTCCAAAATCCACAAAATGATTTTGATGGGAAGGCTTGTGCAGCTGTTGGACAGAGTAGTCTCATGGCTCTTTATGATACCATGTTCAGCCAG CTTGATGTGACTTCTTCGCAACTTCTTGTGACGGATAGCGTTTTTAGGGATGAAGCTTTCAGAAAGCAACTTTCTGAAACTGTGAAGTCGCTTTTAAAACTGAGGGTCATTCCAatcttcaatgaaaatgatgCTGTTAGTACTAGGAAAGCTCCATACGAG TTATGTTTGCAGGATTCTTCTGGCATATTTTGGGACAATGACAGTTTGGCCGGTCTATTGGCTCTGGAACTAAAAGCTGACCTTCTAGTTTTGTTAAGCGATGTAGAGGGCCTCTATAGCGGTCCTCCTACGGACCCAAAATCAAAGTTAATCCATACTTACGTGAAAGAGAAACATCAGGGAGAAATAACATTTGGCGACAAGTCAAGGGTGGGCAGAGGTGGTATGACTGCTAAAGTCAATGCTGCTGTGTGTGCAGCTTATGGTGGAGTCCCTGTTGTTATCACTAG TGGCTATGACACAGACAACATAAAGAAAGTGCTTCGTGGAGACCGAATAGGCACTGTATTTCATCAAGATGCACATTTGTGGACTGTAGTTaaggaagaaggtgcgcgtgaCATGGCCGTTGCAGCGCAGGAAGCATCTAGACAGTTCCGA GCTCTAGGATCTCAAGAGAGGAGGAAAATTTTGCTCGACGTAGCTGATGCCTTGGAGGCAAATGAAGGTGAAATTATAGCTGCGAATGAAGCTGATGTTGCTACTGCTCAGGAGGTTGGATATGAGAAGGCCCTAATATCGCGTTTAGCCCTAAAGCCTGGGAAG ATTTCTGCTCTTGCAAAGTCTATACGTAAACTGGCTGACATGGAAGAGCCCATTGGCCGTGTTCTAAAGAAGACCGAG CTTGCAGAAGGGCTTGTCTTGGAGAAACTGTCATGTCCTTTGGGTGTTCTCTTAGTTGTGTTTGAGTCTCGACCGGATGCCCTTGTTCAG ATAGCTGCGTTAGCAATTCAAAGTCGGAATGGTCTTCTGCTTAAAGGTGGGAAAGAAGCCAAGCGATCAAATGCAATCTTGCACAAG GTCATCACCTCAGCAATCCCAGAACCTGTTGGTGGCAAACTTATCGGACTTGTGAATACAAGAGACGAGATTCCTGACCTACTCAAA CTCCATGATGTGATTGATCTTGTCATCCCTAGAGGCAGCAATAAGCTTGTTTCTAAAATTAAGGAGTCAACTAAGATACCTGTTCTTGGTCATGCCG ATGGGATTTGTCACGTTTATGTTGACAAGTCCGCTAATCTGGATATGGCGAAGCGAATTGTTCTGGATGCAAAAGTAGACTACCCTGCTGCCTGCAATGCGATG GAAACACTTCTTGTACACAAGGATCTGTTGAGCGATGGCGGGTTTAAGCAGATAATTTCAGAACTCAAAGATTCAG GTGTTAGCTTATATGGTGGACCTAGGGCAGCAACTGCGTTACACCTTCCTGAGACAGACTCATTCCATTACGAGTACAGTTCATTGGCTTGCTCAGTTGAAATCGTTGATGATGTGAACGCTGCAATTGACCACATTCATGAACATGGAAG TGCTCATACTGATTGCATCGTCACTGAAGATGGTCAAGTTGCTGAAGTTTTCCTAACTCAAGTCGACAG CGCTGCAGTCTTTCATAACGTGAGTACAAGGTTTTGTGATGGAGCGCGCTTTGGACTCGGTGCAGAA GTCGGGATAAGTACGAGCAGGATTCATGCTCGAGGTCCTGTAGGAGTTGAAGGATTGTTAACAACAAGATG GATTCTGAGAGGGAACGGGCAGATTGTAGACGCGGATAGAGGAGTCGAGTACACCCACAAGGACCTGCTTAGTTTCTAA
- the LOC126594184 gene encoding delta-1-pyrroline-5-carboxylate synthase-like isoform X2, protein MDSVDPTRAFIKNVKRIVVKVGTAVVTRGDGRLALGRLGALCEQLKDINSQGYEVILVTSGAVGLGRQRLRYRRLANSSFADLQNPQNDFDGKACAAVGQSSLMALYDTMFSQLDVTSSQLLVTDSVFRDEAFRKQLSETVKSLLKLRVIPIFNENDAVSTRKAPYEDSSGIFWDNDSLAGLLALELKADLLVLLSDVEGLYSGPPTDPKSKLIHTYVKEKHQGEITFGDKSRVGRGGMTAKVNAAVCAAYGGVPVVITSGYDTDNIKKVLRGDRIGTVFHQDAHLWTVVKEEGARDMAVAAQEASRQFRALGSQERRKILLDVADALEANEGEIIAANEADVATAQEVGYEKALISRLALKPGKISALAKSIRKLADMEEPIGRVLKKTELAEGLVLEKLSCPLGVLLVVFESRPDALVQIAALAIQSRNGLLLKGGKEAKRSNAILHKVITSAIPEPVGGKLIGLVNTRDEIPDLLKLHDVIDLVIPRGSNKLVSKIKESTKIPVLGHADGICHVYVDKSANLDMAKRIVLDAKVDYPAACNAMETLLVHKDLLSDGGFKQIISELKDSGVSLYGGPRAATALHLPETDSFHYEYSSLACSVEIVDDVNAAIDHIHEHGSAHTDCIVTEDGQVAEVFLTQVDSAAVFHNVSTRFCDGARFGLGAEVGISTSRIHARGPVGVEGLLTTRWILRGNGQIVDADRGVEYTHKDLLSF, encoded by the exons ATGGACTCTGTGGATCCTACGAGAGCTTTTATCAAGAATGTCAAGCGTATCGTTGTTAAG GTCGGAACAGCTGTGGTCACTCGCGGTGATGGAAGATTAGCATTGGGCAGACTAGGTGCTCTCTGTGAGCAG CTTAAAGATATAAATTCCCAGGGGTATGAAGTTATTTTGGTGACTTCAGGAGCTGTTGGTCTTGGCCGGCAGAGGCTAAGATACCGGAGATTGGCAAATAGCAG CTTTGCTGATCTCCAAAATCCACAAAATGATTTTGATGGGAAGGCTTGTGCAGCTGTTGGACAGAGTAGTCTCATGGCTCTTTATGATACCATGTTCAGCCAG CTTGATGTGACTTCTTCGCAACTTCTTGTGACGGATAGCGTTTTTAGGGATGAAGCTTTCAGAAAGCAACTTTCTGAAACTGTGAAGTCGCTTTTAAAACTGAGGGTCATTCCAatcttcaatgaaaatgatgCTGTTAGTACTAGGAAAGCTCCATACGAG GATTCTTCTGGCATATTTTGGGACAATGACAGTTTGGCCGGTCTATTGGCTCTGGAACTAAAAGCTGACCTTCTAGTTTTGTTAAGCGATGTAGAGGGCCTCTATAGCGGTCCTCCTACGGACCCAAAATCAAAGTTAATCCATACTTACGTGAAAGAGAAACATCAGGGAGAAATAACATTTGGCGACAAGTCAAGGGTGGGCAGAGGTGGTATGACTGCTAAAGTCAATGCTGCTGTGTGTGCAGCTTATGGTGGAGTCCCTGTTGTTATCACTAG TGGCTATGACACAGACAACATAAAGAAAGTGCTTCGTGGAGACCGAATAGGCACTGTATTTCATCAAGATGCACATTTGTGGACTGTAGTTaaggaagaaggtgcgcgtgaCATGGCCGTTGCAGCGCAGGAAGCATCTAGACAGTTCCGA GCTCTAGGATCTCAAGAGAGGAGGAAAATTTTGCTCGACGTAGCTGATGCCTTGGAGGCAAATGAAGGTGAAATTATAGCTGCGAATGAAGCTGATGTTGCTACTGCTCAGGAGGTTGGATATGAGAAGGCCCTAATATCGCGTTTAGCCCTAAAGCCTGGGAAG ATTTCTGCTCTTGCAAAGTCTATACGTAAACTGGCTGACATGGAAGAGCCCATTGGCCGTGTTCTAAAGAAGACCGAG CTTGCAGAAGGGCTTGTCTTGGAGAAACTGTCATGTCCTTTGGGTGTTCTCTTAGTTGTGTTTGAGTCTCGACCGGATGCCCTTGTTCAG ATAGCTGCGTTAGCAATTCAAAGTCGGAATGGTCTTCTGCTTAAAGGTGGGAAAGAAGCCAAGCGATCAAATGCAATCTTGCACAAG GTCATCACCTCAGCAATCCCAGAACCTGTTGGTGGCAAACTTATCGGACTTGTGAATACAAGAGACGAGATTCCTGACCTACTCAAA CTCCATGATGTGATTGATCTTGTCATCCCTAGAGGCAGCAATAAGCTTGTTTCTAAAATTAAGGAGTCAACTAAGATACCTGTTCTTGGTCATGCCG ATGGGATTTGTCACGTTTATGTTGACAAGTCCGCTAATCTGGATATGGCGAAGCGAATTGTTCTGGATGCAAAAGTAGACTACCCTGCTGCCTGCAATGCGATG GAAACACTTCTTGTACACAAGGATCTGTTGAGCGATGGCGGGTTTAAGCAGATAATTTCAGAACTCAAAGATTCAG GTGTTAGCTTATATGGTGGACCTAGGGCAGCAACTGCGTTACACCTTCCTGAGACAGACTCATTCCATTACGAGTACAGTTCATTGGCTTGCTCAGTTGAAATCGTTGATGATGTGAACGCTGCAATTGACCACATTCATGAACATGGAAG TGCTCATACTGATTGCATCGTCACTGAAGATGGTCAAGTTGCTGAAGTTTTCCTAACTCAAGTCGACAG CGCTGCAGTCTTTCATAACGTGAGTACAAGGTTTTGTGATGGAGCGCGCTTTGGACTCGGTGCAGAA GTCGGGATAAGTACGAGCAGGATTCATGCTCGAGGTCCTGTAGGAGTTGAAGGATTGTTAACAACAAGATG GATTCTGAGAGGGAACGGGCAGATTGTAGACGCGGATAGAGGAGTCGAGTACACCCACAAGGACCTGCTTAGTTTCTAA
- the LOC126594191 gene encoding uracil phosphoribosyltransferase-like: MSSAPIYPILMACRINFSLRCPSSETPRFGSTCRLQNPSSSLLLNLAPASSSSSNPKKISYSGTRRRSSVAVKSQMATEEKLASGNRMLVFVPPHPLIKHWVSVLRNEQTPCPIFRNAMAELGRLLLYEASRDWLPTVTGEIQSPMGVASVEFVDPREPISVVPILRAGLALVEHASSILPATKTYHLGFSRDEETLLPTVYLNKLPDNFPEGSRVFLVDPMLATGGTIVAALDLLKECGLDNKQIKVISAVAAPPALQKLSEKFPGLHVYTGIIDPTVNEKGFIIPGLGDAGDRSFGT; this comes from the exons ATGTCTTCTGCACCAATCTATCCAATCCTAATGGCGTGCCGTATTAATTTCTCTCTCCGGTGTCCCTCCTCCGAAACGCCGCGTTTCGGTTCCACTTGTCGCCTCCAAAACCCTAGCTCCTCTCTCCTACTTAATCTCGCTCccgcctcttcttcttcttcgaatcccaAAAAG ATCTCGTATTCCGGTACGCGGCGGCGCAGCTCCGTTGCGGTGAAGTCTCAAATGGCCACGGAGGAGAAATTGGCTTCCGGGAACAGAATGCTT GTTTTCGTGCCACCGCACCCGTTGATCAAGCATTGGGTTTCGGTTTTGAGAAATGAGCAAACCCCTTGTCCGATTTTTC GAAATGCCATGGCTGAGTTGGGGAGGCTTCTTCTGTATGAAGCTTCAAGAGATTGGCTG CCTACGGTAACAGGAGAGATTCAGTCACCAATGGGTGTCGCATCAGTTGAATTTGTAGATCCAAGGGAGCCTATTTCg GTTGTTCCAATTTTGAGAGCTGGTCTGGCTCTTGTAGAACATGCATCGTCAATCTTACCAGCCACAAAGACGTACCATCTTG GGTTTAGCAGAGATGAGGAGACACTTCTACCAACTGTATATCTGAACAA GTTACCTGACAATTTTCCGGAAGGCTCTCGAGTATTTTTGGTTGACCCTATGCTAGCAACAG gAGGCACAATAGTAGCGGCTTTGGATCTTTTAAAGGAATGCGGGCTTGACAACAAGCAGATCAAAGTG ATATCTGCTGTAGCTGCGCCTCCAGCACTTCAAAAGCTGAGCGAGAAGTTTCCAGG GCTTCATGTATATACTGGAATTATTGATCCTACCGTAAATGAGAAAGG GTTTATAATCCCTGGACTGGGTGATGCTGGAGACCGCAGCTTCGGTACATAA
- the LOC126592248 gene encoding NADPH-dependent aldo-keto reductase, chloroplastic-like — protein MASLCLLDTWNAMEGLSAYGQARGVGVSNFSSKKLQDLLSYAKVPPAVNQVECHPIWQQPALYNLTSSLTYYLIENSSFLSKDPVLNEIAEKLNKSTAQVCLHWGIQSAHSVLPKSVNESRIKENLSLFDWSIPPELFSKISGHHQQRLLRGDFVVHESLSPYKSVEELWDGEI, from the exons ATGGCTTCATTGTGCCTTCTAGACACTTGGAATGCAATGGAGGGCCTGTCCGCGTATGGTCAGGCGCGAGGAGTTGGGGTGAGCAACTTCTCCTCTAAGAAGCTGCAGGACCTCCTTTCTTATGCAAAAGTTCCACCTGCAGTAAATCAAGTGGAGTGCCACCCTATATGGCAGCAACCGGCTCTTTATAATTT GACTTCCTCCCTCA CTTATTATTTGATCGAAAACTCTTCCTTCCTTTCAAAGGATCCAGTACTGAATGAAATCGCTGAGAAACTCAACAAATCAACAGCGCAAGTATGTCTTCATTGGGGCATTCAGAGTGCACACAGTGTCCTTCCAAAGAGTGTAAATGAAAGCAGGATCAAGGAAAATCTAAGCTTATTCGACTGGTCCATTCCACCGGAGCTCTTCTCGAAAATTTCAGGACACCACCAG CAAAGGCTCCTACGGGGTGATTTCGTAGTCCACGAGAGCTTGAGTCCTTATAAAAGCGTTGAAGAACTGTGGGATGGTGAAATATGA